Genomic window (Carassius carassius chromosome 36, fCarCar2.1, whole genome shotgun sequence):
ATGATCAAACCtccatgtaaacaaatgtaaactCTGGTCCTTTTTATGTAAACAGTATACTCATGTCAAAATCTTTTTTGATTTAATGGGAAGATTTATGAGAAAAGCTCTTGGGAGACCTCTTTAAATCCAGACAATCCAGAGACTAGTgttgtaaactaaaactaaaagcattaaaaatcatttcagtatttgaaaaaagctgaaataaatattagatattaGATTGAGTGAAAATAAGTTAAAGTACTGTATAActaatttataaatgaattaaagctataaagaaatgaaaaaaaataataaacgaCAAAATCACATTACAAAATTACTTATACTTtggtaaaccaaaaaaaaaaaaagggttagttctcccaaaaatgaaaatgatttcattaatgactcaccctcatgtcgttccaaacccgtaagacctccgtttatcttgggaacacagtttaagatattttagatttagtccgagagctctcagtccctccattgaagctgtgtgtacggtctactgtccatgtccagaaaggtgagaaaaacatcatcaaagtagtccatgtgacatcagagggtcagttagaattttttgaagcatcgaaaatacattttggtccaaaaataacaaaaattacgactttattcagcattgtcttctcttccgtgtttgTTGTGAGCGCGTCTGCTGTGTCAGCTGACGTATGACGCTCCTGACGTgttttctttgttattgggcgcaccagaaaacacgtcagtagcgtcatacgtcagcagcgtcgtgaacGCACTAACAACATAaatttcattttgccattaaaataATCTAGTGAgctttttgaatgcacaagcaatCTGACAACAGCCGGTGCTCCACATGGAGATCTGATCTCAACATCATCGAATctgtctgtgattacatgaagaaacagatgaaactgaaACAAACTAAATCTAGAAGAACTGTAGCAACGTCTTCAAGACATTTTAAGAAACCTGCCTCCAAAGCTACAGTATACTGTGAGAGGATTTAGGCACTTGTATAAATATGCTTTAAGGTAAGGATGCTTTCAAAAATATTGTCATAAATGGATTTTATTTATcagttaacttctattaactaaatcaaaGCAATATTTTGTGTCACCAACCTTTGCATTTAAAACAGGTTTTGTCCAGGTACACTTGCACGTAGTTTTTTCAGGTAGATATGCAGAAAGGTTTCTTCAAGCGTCTTGGCGATACGTCTACAGTTCTTCTAGATTTAGTTTGTTTCAGTTTCATcagtttcttcatgtaatcacagacagattggatgatggtgagatcagatctccatgtggagcaccggctgttgtcagactgctttgcattcaaaaatctcactagattattattaatattaatggcaaaatgaatgtttggaaatgtaaactgatatttcctactacaataaaagatataaataactggccgaacatcATTCTTTggtgtgaaaatactaacgtgcccaagactttcgcacagtactgtatgtgtagaAGTACTGTtagtaatatgatataatattaataatacaaaaataatcctGACCTAAACCACTCTGGTTTATAGCTAAGACTAGCAAAACACTGTTTAACCATCTTGAtgtcagaaagaaaagaaatatacTTCACTCTTTTCTCTATGACAACGCTTTAGTTtgtcaaaatgtgtgtgtgagaaatgtgtttgtttcttaTCTGCAGAATCTGGTAAAGAAACTTGGCCTGATAAATCCTGTGATTCTGCAGAGTATGTACATCTTTAAGGTACAGTTCATATGTCCTGCATACAGTACTTCTATAATGTTGCTTACACACACtgtaaaagtaattatttttttactcgcCTCTTCTGTGCCTGTTCTGTCAACAGCAACCAGGGATTGGTGGAGAAGGTAAGACACTCCCTTTCTTTAACCAATAGGAATGCAGTACAAAAACTCTTGGTTGACCCTGATCTTTGACTCCAGTGACCCCTCACCAGGACGCCACCTTCCTGTACACGCAGCCTCTGGGAAGAGTGATGGGCGTGTGGATTGCTCTGGAAGACGCTACGCTTGAGAACGGCTGTCTGTGGTTCATACCGGGATCACACCACGGTGAGCTCACATGCGTTCGGCAGATTCATTTGTGCATGCGTGCTGTTTGAGTGAAGctgtattttgcatttaaaatgtgtttgtgtggacCTTTTCCTGCGTGTGTTAGATGGGATTAGCAGGCGAATGGTGCGGACACCTAAAGGCACGTTTCCTCTGACTGATTTTATTGGCCGAGAGAAGAATTACGACGACAAGCTCTTCGTTCCCGTTTCTGTTAAAAAAGGTGAGTTAAGAAGGCCATCATCTAAACAtaattaccatagactgtataaaaacagataattactcaaggagatcaaaggcagagcaaattctaCCAGTTCTTATAGTTTTCTTATTAGTAGATGCTGAAATTACattcaaattattttaggaaaacagagatgagcggtttacagttggagaatttgcatttgtgaatgaaatgtaatttttgttgtgGTTGATGTATGCTTatgcttttgtatgtttttgttctctgcattaaaaaaaaaaaaaaaaaaggttattggtaatttttttttttttagttttaggggtttatatacaaaatatatatttttcttttcaaatataattcaaattataAATACTTGAACTATAACACACAACACGATTACAGAAACTTTCATattaagttttatatatttttttattttatatattttatatttaattctgttcaaggctgcatttatataatcaaaaaatatagtaaaaacaataaaattttgaaatattattgtaatgtaaaataacttttctattgaaatatattgtaaattggactttattcctgtgatgcaaagctgtattttcagcattttttttccccagtcttcagtgtcacatgatcttcagatactgatttgctgctcgagaaacatttatgattattataactgttgaaaacagttatgctgcttgtGGAAAATTTGATTCgcgttttgatcaatttaacgcatccttgctgaataaaagtaatcatTTCTTATTTTTGGACCACTTTAGTCGAATGCTTGTGCTTACTGTAGGTGGAGCGGTTCTGATTCACGGTGAAGTCGTCCACCGCAGCGCTGCAAACACATCTGACGCCTCACGCCACGTTTACACCTTTCACATCATGGAGTCTCAAAGCACTGTTTGGAGTCCTGAGAACTGGTAAGaacagtgcatgctgggaagctTCGTAGAAAGCCTAGTTTGTaaactgaatctgtttttgtctCTCAGGCTACAACCAACAGAAGAGCTGCCCTTCCCATCCCTCTACACCTAAAGACAGAAATAACACCAAAAAAGACCTGATAACACGCATCACTCACGATGCTGAAGAGATCGGTCACGTGACTATAATGAGCCTTTTAAACAATCACCTCTTTAAATATGAAGTTTTGTAAATGGACCTAAAACCGTTAATCATTTTGAATCATCTGTATGTTTCACCTACAACCACAAGAGTGTTAATAAAAGGCTAGTTTTTGTTAACCAAAGAGTGTTTATTATTGTAAATCAGAATTTTAGAAAATAAGAAACATTCAGTTTGATTAGAAATCCACTTTATTTCCTTTAACGCATCATACTCCGAGTACCCAACAAAATCAATACAATATAGAAAAGGTATGAACGTTTGATAACAAGTATAATCTGGATTTCCTGATGAAGACAATAAATGACCAAACTGCAATTCTCATGTCAACCAAGCACTGACAGGAATATCTGAAAAAGAATATTTATAGACACTGCTGAAACAGAAAAACTAAAAACGTGAAATTCAACATAGAAAAAGATTTTGTCACAGTAGTCTGAAAGTTACTTCTTGTTtcatgctgaaaaaaataattgttttctgtaCATACACAAACCATTAAAAATGCtgatttacaaaataaacatCCAACGATCTCTGTCATATCCCAATGTCAACATATGGACCATAAAGTAACACATTTTATCACAATTGTCAGGTAGCTTCAAAGCAAGTTTACACTTAAACCATGCAGATGTCCCAGAATGCACTTCAAACCAAACAAGTGATTGACGCTCCAACCACACTATCAATGTAAAACACTCAACACAACACACTGAGAGCAACAAAAAAGGCCTCAGTCAAATATCATgaataaattcaagtttaaacatatataattATGCAATCGTTATCAGAGTGAAGACACCAGCTGAACTGCATACATGCGTTTACAGGACAGTGATCTGTGCATTAATATCTACTGCCTCCTACATACAGACAAACCACTGATAGCATCGAACTATTCAGAATGCAAAACACTTTTTAAGGCGACGAGCTATGCTACCAGTCCTTTGTATTGCATTGGACAAAAAGGCAGATCCTATTCATAGcatcaaaattatatttaagtatttttgtcATATAATAGAAAAACAATGGTGTTCTTCCATGGCTCAAGTGATGCATATACACTGAAAGGatcaattatattttcataaaacaTGTCAAGGGTCATATTTCActacaaaatcaaaagaaataaataaaatatgttttgctgAATTTCGCAATTTGACATATGTACATTTCCACaactttataatgtaaaaaaacgaATTGttattgcaaaaaaattaaccgttttaaatattattaaatgtttaaaagtcataaatatatattaaaataactaaataaccatctatctatctatatatatctatatattggttctgttaaatgattaatcacatccaaaataagttgtttatgtgtgtggactgtgtaatttttttttatatgaatatatacagtaagtacacacacatgcatgtatatatttaagaaaattgttatattagtatattttaatatatttatatataatataaatgtacatttttcaaatatatactgtatgattgTGTATTTCtatattcattataaatatacaaagtacacacacaatatattatttaaacaaaaaacgtttattttggatgcgactAATCGTGATTATTTGTTTGAcagcacaattatttttatttttttttaatatccagGGATATTTTTATAGGATTCTGATGAAAAAAAGGGCAAGAGTTGAGTTTTTTgcatctgaatatatatatatatatatatatatatatagcattagataatttttttttcatacatgtgtatatatatatagatagatagatagcattagataataattaataatagataATTTGAATGTGCTTcccaaaaaaacatatatacaattatatagaaaataaaacattaaataagtaATGTTTGCATCCaacacgtgtgtttgtgtgtgtttatcagcAAGTGTAGGCATCGTTAAAGGGCATcacattttccatttctttttttaataatgtgcAACTCAATCCCTGTCATTTATACTGGAGTGACAGACGCAGGATTTgagcgaatgaaatattaaaagctTCAAGACATCAGAGTTTCTGAGAGGACAcaaaataaatgctataaaacaACATAATTATCACCTGTACACCTTGAAAAATCTAAATGAAGAATACTTAAAGgtatacttcacccaaaaaatgaaaattatgtaatatacTCACAAACATGAGTTTCTTTCATCTGTGGAaattaaaagaatatattttgaagaatgttgggaaccaaacAGTTTTTTTCTCCCTTTGACTTCCttgtaaaggaaaaaaaatactatggaattcAATGGGACGCGAAAAAATGTGGTTACCAATATAGTTTTCTAGTCTGTTTCACTCTAATACCATCAGAAACCGTTTATTCTTGAATAAATTACAGTGCATTTCTATTCACTGTATATATATGATTCCCAGACTCGCAATACTAGGGCTGTAACGTATGAATTTAATGCTGCTGATATCTGTGCATTGGCATAATGGTCTGATTTGTCTGAACGGGTCTGATCTCATAGAAGCAAGAGGATATAAAGGTACAGAGGAAGTAGCAGGTTGTCTATCTGCGACGTATAGGCCTCCAACATGGCCACCATTGTGATCGAACCCACGACCCACGAGTAGCTGGCGTTCAGGTTAATACTGCTGTCGGCGATGAGGAAAACCACCACGGCGATGATCTGAG
Coding sequences:
- the phyhd1 gene encoding phytanoyl-CoA dioxygenase domain-containing protein 1, with the translated sequence MDVLTDQDVQKYWDEGYLVLDGLLSPEECDALRDRMSEIIERMDVPEHCRTQFSTDHDEQLKKQGNADYFITSGDKICFFFEKGVFDDKGEFIVPREQSLNKIGHALHAYEPLFKAVTHSPKIQNLVKKLGLINPVILQSMYIFKQPGIGGEVTPHQDATFLYTQPLGRVMGVWIALEDATLENGCLWFIPGSHHDGISRRMVRTPKGTFPLTDFIGREKNYDDKLFVPVSVKKGGAVLIHGEVVHRSAANTSDASRHVYTFHIMESQSTVWSPENWLQPTEELPFPSLYT